In Lactuca sativa cultivar Salinas chromosome 5, Lsat_Salinas_v11, whole genome shotgun sequence, the DNA window AAACATAGAGAACCAACAAACACTACATGCCACCATCACCCACCAAAACACCTACACCACCACCATTGTCATGCACTTCCTCTTCCTAATTCTCTTCTCCACCAATCATCACCTCTATCGATCACCACCACTCACCTTGGTAACCACCACATGCATCAAATCAAATGAAATCAAAACTAAAAGCAAACTTGATGAAAATAACCAtagcaaaaatataaaaaaaatgtctAGTAAGGatgaaatagtttttttttttctatgtatGACTAGGAcgaaaataataacaaaaaaaatcataaaaatggtaCCAATGCATTAAAAGAAGATAAagattaaatttataattttgacaaaaccataaaaataatacgaataataataataataataataataatagcataGACTAAACGTGTAATAGTTTACTCGATAATAAATAAAGCTTAGTAGTAGTTGGTTGGTGGGTTGAAGGTCCGGCCCGTTTGGCGGGTCAACAGCAATCCTTATCGGAACTTTGGGAGACCGCATAATCATTTCCAGTCAAACAAATTCTTGGTCTACGTCGACTCCACATCATTCATTCCCACTGTGACCTTCGCCTAATTCAAGTGTCCACCGCCATgaacaacatcatcatcatcctcatcgTCTAGGTTAGGTAAGACTAATTCTGTAGAGAGTTTTATTCACTTTGTTTCTATCGAGCGTCCAGTAATCAGGTTTTTCTTTTTTCTCGATTGATTCTCTTACGTCGTTTGATTGCTATGATTGTTATAGTTTATTCAGTGGTATATACGGATCTGAAGTCTTTTTAGTGAATTTTAGATTCAATGAGATTAGGAATTTCTTGTGATAATGGATAGAATTGTGTGATTTGGTTTCCATGGATTTAGTCTTGAAAATTTGAATTCGATGTCGAAATTTTTTTCCCTTGTTACTGTTTTGATTTGTTTTTTCTCATCATTTTCTTCATTGACTTCTGTACAAAACTTATCGTTATTTCACAAAAATTAAAACATGATTGTATTTGTGGTAGACAGTATAAAATATGGACGCCAGCAATTTTGTGTGTTGATGAAAGCTCAATCCGAAATTAAGGATGTAATTAAACTGGATTCATCTATTAATTTCTTATGGTCCAAAATAGGAGTCATTTAGCAAATGTTCAGAAGATCAAGGACACATGCAGATATGAGTAGTGAACTTGAACACTTTGTGTCTTTTACTCCAAATATAATATCTGTTTTGGGGAAGAAATGAAAATCCAGATATTAGTAGTATTATGTTTGGACTTAGGAGTTTGTTTTATCTGAAAATTGATGCTTCTATCACTCAACTGGGTAAGATATAGAATATCACAAATGTTTAACTTGGATGACAATAGTTGACAGATAGTTAGAACAAAGTTACTTGTTGTGCATGTAACGATTTGCTACAAATTGTTATCGTAGTTATGCTTGGGAATCTTCATGtcacaacttttctattaaatTCACATTCTGTATGTATACAAATCCGAATTATGTATAAGCTCTTTTAATGAACAAATGTCTGTATGGTTATAAAAGTTAATATAAAATAAGATTAAAGCAAGGATTTATAAGCTTTCCTCTCCCTTCTACAACTTTTTATGACAAAACTCAAATTCCTTTCTTCTTCTATTCTGCTTGCAAGTGGGGACGAAACTTATTCTCACTTTATGAAAGAAAAACGCTATATATACACAAGggtggttttgtttttttttttttaatccccCTTTCATTTTGGGAAGTAAGTTCTGAAAGGAAAGTTCTCAGATACTCTCTTTTTCTTAAAAACTTATAGACAAGGGAATTTGAGCTTTATCTCTTCTGTTTCTGTGATAGTGGCCTGTTCTTGTCAATAGGCAAACATATTACATCCCATCATCATTCTTGTTGTTTCCTTTTAAGTATACTTTTACTTAATTATCATCTCCACTTTTTCTTCTTTCCATCAGATATTCCTCTATATCTTTGTATAGATAAAGTTTCACACGGGTAGTAGTCTCCATATTCACTTTGTTTGGCAAGAAATTGTTATACACACGAAAAGAATCTTTTCAGACACAGGGTATATCTAATCTACTACGTATTTCAGAATAAACGCTGCACCTTCGTTATatgcctttttttttttgtttaacattacagaacaaaaaaatcaaacaacCATCTTACCCTTACACTATACAAATGCAGAATACTTTTGGTTTTTGGATTTGAGACTCTAATTCTGCACAAGCAATGTCAAGTGGCAACAATACACATTGGTGTTACCAATGCCAACAACCAGTCCGGCTTCGGGGTCGTAACCCAGTATGCCCGTACTGCTCCGGTGGGTTCGTGCAAGAACTGAGCGAAGTGGTCGAGCCCGGTCCACAAGACATCGGGACCGGGCCCACTCACTCGCACGAACCGTCCGAGTACGGTTTCATGGAACCGTACCCGGACCCTAGGAACAGAATCATGGATGCTTTTGCTGAATTAATCAGACAAAGaatgtctggaagaaaccctaattttgatgttAGAAGAAGATCCGAACAGAGTCATGGTGTGGTTCCATGGTTCATATTTGATGGTCAAGCCCCGGCTCGGATGTCGGCTAATGACCGGTTTGAGTTCTTTTTTAACGGTGCACCGCCGGGCCCACGGCGGTCTAATGTTAGTAATATTTTCATGGGGCCGGGGTTGCAGGAACTGATTGAACAGCTTACGGTTAATGGTGGTGGGGGTAGTCAGGGCCCACCACCAGCAACCCGGTCAGCGATTGATTCTATGCCAACTATTCGGATTAGTAATAGACATTTGAACACGGATTCTCATTGTCCGGTTTGTAAAGATAAGTTTGAGTTAGGGTCGGAGGCTAGGCAAATGCCGTGTAACCATATTTACCATTCTGGTTGTATTGAACCGTGGTTGGTTCAGCATAATTCTTGCCCGGTTTGTCGGGTGGAGTTGCCGGCTCATGGGATGAGTAGGGGTAGcagcagtggtggtggtggtggaggggaGGAGAGTGGCGGACATGGCCGAGGAAGGAGGAGTCCGTTATCGTTTTTGTGGCCTTTTCGCTCGTGAAAGTTGAAGTGAAATGAAACAATCAAGTGATTTGTCTGATATAGTTATTAAGTTTTGTTGTATgtgttggtgttggtgttggttttgggtgtttttgtatgtgtatgtttggttgatatatatataatgatgttAAATTTAATCACATCTTCGCATGTGTTGTGCTGTGCGTGTGAATatggtcatatatatatatatatatatatatatatatatatatatatatatatatatatatatatatatatatatatatatatatagctctgGGATTTTGAATGTTGGGTCTAGTAACTTGTGAGTTGATGCTAGGAATGGCAATGGGGCGGGTTCGGGGCGGGGCATGGATTCCCAAACCCGCCCCGATAACtttcgggtatcttatcggggcgccccattgggtttcgggtttccccgtcgggtttcgggtatcttatcgggTTTACAACAATTGATAACGAAATCTTTATTCTCTTTTAGGGTACCCCAATGTCTTATAAAATATACATGTTCTAgcaactcttttaaattaaaaacatgatgcatcactttaataaaataaactggacgttatattaaaaattatttgatttaagttttgtttaatatatcaaaacacataaaaatgatcaTTAACACTAGATtgttaataactaaaaaaattgtccacaataagtattttatatttgaaGGCGTACAATTAACCGCAAAAATttttaaacattatatatatatatatatatatatatatatatatatatatatatatatatatatatatatataatcggggcGGGGCGGGTCGGGGCGAGGATAACCCACTCCCTGCCCCGAACCCGATAAAAAACCCGATAACGACCCGTTACCCGACCCGAAatgatcgggtttcgggtttcccaTCGGGTTCGGGCTTTTTTGCCATCCCTAGTTGATGCCAAAGATTGTCAAACCAAGTACTTCATATGTTTAAAAATAAGTTGTTCACGTCACTTCGATGTCAGGAGGGGTAACTAGCTAGATATACTTTTTGTTCAAATAATACCAATAACATGCTATGTTCCATTTTTCCGGTTTTGTGTGCTTAGTTGGCATGCACTGTGtcggaattttttttttttttttttactaaacgTAAATCTACTACTAATGGTGTATTGGTGTTATGCTGTTAGCAAAAGATGAGATTTGGTAATGCATGTATATAACATTAACAAGTTGCATGTAAGAGCACATGGAATGCTCACGGGAAATATGCATGTGGAGAGAACACCCTCAACACTGACATGGTGCCGCTGTTCCTGCGTGATGACCATTCCCTCCACTCTAAAGTGCATATAACTTCCGGTTGATTGTTATTATTAGATGGATAATTTTGAAACAGACCAACCTGGTTATGAAGATTAACCAAATTTCTTAATATAAATCTACAAACATATTTTTGAGCTTTGATTTAAAATATCTATGATAATAAATTGATCTCCGAATATGTGAAAAAACTGAAGGCACCCGTGTAAACCTTGTAAAGGATTCAATGGGAAAAAAAAAGTGGTAACATATTTTGCAATTGATATATGAAAATTGAAattattttattagtatatataaaGTCATTtggtattttatttaaataaataaaaaattagttCAATTCTGTAATTTGATGATACTTTAATGAAATAATGAAGAGCGGTGATCGGTCATTTATGACGATTAAACAAATGCAATTAGTTTCAAAATCAAATGATATTTAGACTATCTCCAACTCATTTTCACTTTTTTCTCTTAAAAATGGAGTAAAAAAATAGGATAAATGATGTTTTATCTCAAACTCTATTCTATTTTTCTATCTCATTTTTATCTCCAAAAAGTTTATTCTATTCTTCTAACGTATGTAAAATGTCAAACACATCATTTCAAttaatttggttttaacaaatatatagtttatatttttttttcattacaataatattaaataaataagattatatttataacatttaattataagtttttataaaatatgttatcgtgttttaaaatttcaatagatatttaaattttaatatgattttgataaataaaaaaaaactttatatttataattaattaacataatttaatatataacacaatattataagtattaaatattacatttaaattataattaatagaTAAAAGAGCAGAAATATATAAAAAGAGGGACTAAAATCGACAACTAAAAATTCATCCCCATTTTGGGGGAAATGAATAGGAGTGCAAATTTAATGGAAAATTACATACAATTTATTAAATTTTGTATGTAATTCTGTATGTAGATTTGAACGTATATAGAACTTTAGATTTTATTATAATGATATAAATGGACGAAAACATACGAAGCAAAATATGTCTAACATGTTATGTCTAACATATATTTAAGATTGAGCCAAATTTATATCATTATATAGACTAAAATGCTATGGTTTCAAAGATATATTCAGATTTATACAAAATATTTCGGAATAAGAATGATGATAAAAAATCAGAAACTAAGGGTGCATTTGGTAGTGTAAAATTTTTCAGTTTTTTAGGAAAATTTTCTAAGAAAAACagaaattttgaaaacgcgtttggttcgttcagttttctaaaattttccaagaaaacgaaaattttcagttttccaaattgtatgtaaattagaaaagtgatttttacagtttttcaaatttctaaaatgaaaaataaaaactcTCTTGGTTTCAGCCAAACACATTTTCTAAAAATTTCATTGAAAATTGAAAGCGAAAACTCAATTCTATTttctaaaaacatttttttagaaaataaaaacaGTTTTCTACAACCAAACGCACCATAAGTATGTTGAATTAATTATAAAGGaaaaagatatatattaaaaaagtaCTAAAGTTATTGTTCATCCTAAcaaatttatataataataacaagATGACCTTCAAGATGGGAGTTCATTAAGCTATCATTAATTTACAAAACATAAATGTCTCCATTTACAGTTTTTTGCAATAAAgatatattcatttttttttgaaccggcaaatctaatctactcGTAAGCTAACAACACCTATTTCACCTATGTCCacaacgggacttgaaccctcgacctcaaagagggaggacaccacctgataccgctgggctaCAATCACGTTTCTTTAAGAACTAAAATATacaaaatttttgactttttctttATGACTCGGTCCATGAGAAGGAACACTATGGGAGCACTTTTTCTTTAGAGTACTCTATGTagtattgttttttttaaaggatcatattaaaatattttttttgtttatttcattTTGGATTTGATTAAATTTTCATAAATATTTTAGTAAGTTATACTTTGTGGTTCTTCTCGACcattttaataactaattaaacaatataagtGATAATcataaattttgttataaaaatgGCAAAAAACCGGTCGATAGCAAATAGCCAAATATAATGAAGTAGTATAAAGACCACTAAATTTATAATTTGTTTGTTAAAAAACattaacaagtttatttttgtatatttCAATTATTTACCACAAATAAAAACTTATAATAATCATTTACACTTGAATTATCAGCTTTCGACAACCATCTTATACAATCATATATAGTTGAAAACATAAGTCCTATCCCTAATAAAAAAAAACCTTACTATTTCTCATTTTATCTTACtaaacaaatgaaccaatttaaTATCATACACTTTAATTGAATAATATGTTTTTCTATCATGTGAATGAACAAACATTACATATAAAACTCcacttggttttctaaaaatcaATAAAACATGCATACATTCAAATGTACTATAAATAATGTGTATCTCCCCGTAGATATcagtttttttttattcaaaaccaAAGTCGCATTAAATCAATcggttgatttttttttaattttttttaaccaaTGTGATTTAGTTTTTTAAAcctaaaccaaaactataaaattTTATACTAAAAAAGATGTTTTAGTCTCCCAACTTTACGTGACATCATCGAAAGAAATATCATGTGCTAATACAAAAATATTGGTGAAGCTTGACAAATAATTCAGCGGTAGTGAAGTTTATAAATCAAATGTGTTTTATAAATAGATGTTGTAGATTAATAATGCACAATCAatcatgtatttatgtatatTTGTAAAATAATCTCAACTTTTGTTTTTAATTCTTATTGATTTCGATTCTATTCGCACTACTCTTATTGATAATTGTTTAGATGTAGTAAGCTATTTTTGCAAAAGAATTAATCGCCTCTTGAAATTAATTTCTGAAAAGACTATTAATACCCGTCGCTTGGCGCAGGTAAACggctagtttatatatatatatatatatatatatatatatatatatatatatatatatatatatatatatatatatatagtttaatattgatattattataattaattcgattattattattattattactactttaattattattattattattattattattattatatatttttaaaaatatatacatatattttttaatatatgaaACATgttcttgaataaaatattttattaatgtataactacatttttaaatgtataaaatatgttattttgtgtacatatatgttttaaaataaatatatacttAAGTACGCATTTATAGATTTTAaagcgtgtatatatatatatatatatatatatatatatatatatatatatatatatatatatatatatatatatatatatatatatataggaatgagttctatggaaaacaaataactagggcaacatctatcGGAactaataatcaaatgacacgtgtccatttctttcatcacaagtaatgtattgtggaagttattgtggaaatgatgtgttgtcatgttttcattggttcaaatatgtgttgccctaatcattcattttccatataactcttccctatatatatatatatatatatatatatatatatatatatatatatatatatatatatatatatatatatatatatatatatatatatatatatatatataaaagttgtaTTTATACGTATTTAGTATGTATAAATTTGTacttattttgtataaaatatattatatagatattaatattaaaataccttttaatatagtttatattatatatacatacatatattacATTTACGGTTTATATATATGGTTTATACAATATAAACAATAttaataagtatatatatatatatatatatatatatatatatatatatatatatatatatatatatatatatatatataattttataccAAATTAATAttaactagaaaggttacccccGCTATGCGGGGGCCAAAAGTTTTCAATGTTGTTtccgaatcgataaatatgacagacgTAGAAAGTGCAAGAATGAAAAGTCGGGCTTTGCCCCGGAccgtttttttcatgtttttatgaaaaaatgtaaaagttttgactgtaAGGATCAAAAGTGTCAAAACAGATAAAGAATTAAAGAAGTAGGAATTAGCAAAtttttagaaaagggatcaaagttgttaaaccgttaaagttttgttgccaaactttaaatattaaaaagttcctaaaaaatgtaaaaatattgattgcaaggactaaaagtgtcaaaataaataaaaaataaggagCAAAGTGCAGGTCTAATTTTGCCAAAAAATAGTAAGTTTATTGTGCATAGACGCTAGAGCTAAAGATTTTTTAAGGAACTTATCGGTCCTTTTGTTTGGTATCTAATAAATTTAAACGTGAATAGAAATTTATATACTAGTATCTATTATAATAGACAATTTCATCGCATTATATTATATCATTTAAAATCCCTACAACTTTTCACTTTCAATTAATTAACAACTCAAGGTTTTCTTTTAACTTATATCTTAAACCAAAACTCTTACAACTCTATCAACTTTTACATTTTGAATTTTCTCTTCTTTAAACCAAGAGTTTCAACGCAACACGCCAATATTTCTCTTCTAGAACAAGTAGGTAAAGAATATTGAGAAATAAGGTTTTCggctagtttttatgttttatcatTTGTCTTATTTTTTCCTTTCATTTTTGCCAAATATGCTATCATTTTCATTTTGTCAAATATGCTATCATTTTATTATATacttttaaacatcatttatccgggtactagaaagaaaaaaaactaaCAATAGTGTTTTCACACACGTCAACGTTTACAAGTGGCAACAAAAACTTATGTTGGATAACACAAAAATATGATTTCTTTAAAAACACTGGCTTCAGTGGTAATATCCATACTTGAATACAAGTCCAAATTGTATAGGAATAGGATTGCTTCTTTTCTCGATTAAAAACAGACATTAACACAAATATTAATTCTATACCTTAATGGTAACCCACAGGCGCTGGAGCCTCCCTCAATTCCTTACCTTG includes these proteins:
- the LOC111899533 gene encoding probable E3 ubiquitin-protein ligase RHC1A → MSSGNNTHWCYQCQQPVRLRGRNPVCPYCSGGFVQELSEVVEPGPQDIGTGPTHSHEPSEYGFMEPYPDPRNRIMDAFAELIRQRMSGRNPNFDVRRRSEQSHGVVPWFIFDGQAPARMSANDRFEFFFNGAPPGPRRSNVSNIFMGPGLQELIEQLTVNGGGGSQGPPPATRSAIDSMPTIRISNRHLNTDSHCPVCKDKFELGSEARQMPCNHIYHSGCIEPWLVQHNSCPVCRVELPAHGMSRGSSSGGGGGGEESGGHGRGRRSPLSFLWPFRS